From a single Rutidosis leptorrhynchoides isolate AG116_Rl617_1_P2 chromosome 5, CSIRO_AGI_Rlap_v1, whole genome shotgun sequence genomic region:
- the LOC139850069 gene encoding uncharacterized protein — translation MDIKFASSFSKVIGDGSDTRFWEDPWVCGTPLKQKFTRLYYLEKEPEVRVKDRVSWIDRNMTCNFRWTRNVSGRTCNDRDSLLTLLNAYVKQEKVMDSWIWDFAGNGLFTTKKLANLLDGNILNKGLLVREEFLKNRLTPIKIAIFIWRALKRRIPVRIELDKRGIDLDSVRCPLFDDDVETIEHTLIFCHHAMDIWVRVYKWWGLGTVSKLSINEIFRGKCNRSLSPLCSSIWQAIEWTYGYLIWKNRNQKVFSDSSWSGLTGLMEIQLKSFEWISNRLKNRKLDWLGWISNPWSCLV, via the coding sequence ATGGATATCAAGTTTGCTTCGTCTTTCTCAAAGGTTATTGGTGATGGTTCGGACACGAGGTTTTGGGAAGATCCATGGGTTTGCGGTACTCCATTGAAGCAAAAATTCACGCGCCTTTACTACTTGGAAAAAGAACCGGAAGTAAGAGTAAAAGACCGTGTTTCTTGGATTGATCGAAATATGACTTGCAATTTTAGATGGACACGCAATGTCTCGGGTCGCACTTGTAATGATCGCGACTCTCTTCTAACGCTACTAAATGCTTATGTGAAACAAGAAAAGGTTATGGATTCGTGGATTTGGGATTTTGCGGGTAATGGGCTTTTCACCACAAAGAAGTTAGCAAATTTACTCGATGGTAATATTCTTAATAAAGGGTTGTTGGTTCGTGAAGAATTTTTGAAGAATCGGTTAACTCCTATTAAAATTGCAATTTTCATATGGAGGGCATTAAAAAGGCGGATTCCGGTACGTATCGAACTTGATAAAAGAGGTATAGACTTGGATTCCGTTAGATGCCCTTTATTTGATGATGATGTGGAAACCATTGAGCATACTTTAATCTTTTGTCATCATGCAATGGATATTTGGGTTCGGGTCTATAAATGGTGGGGCTTAGGTACGGTTTCGAAACTAAGCATAAATGAAATATTTCGAGGCAAATGTAATCGATCCTTATCCCCTCTTTGTTCGAGTATTTGGCAAGCAATTGAATGGACGTACGGATATTTGATTTGGAAAAATAGAAATCAAAAAGTTTTTTCGGATTCTTCATGGAGCGGTCTTACGGGGTTAATGGAGATTCAACTCAAGTCTTTTGAATGGATTTCTAATAGATTGAAGAATAGAAAGTTAGATTGGTTAGGTTGGATCTCGAATCCATGGTCTTGTCTTGTGTAG
- the LOC139850070 gene encoding uncharacterized protein codes for MPNLDVEDVLTHPEENVVAQLLTDEEIIESVIGINKDDIDEEDDESSTMEPPSRNEAIKEAITLNNFLLSYEKTTPEVLTMLRKIRDEIQGEIDFNKKQKTVESFFKKHSCNAHAPRAIFIFAKKNSKSKKKLTQAH; via the exons ATGCCCAATTTGGATGTCGAAGATGTTCTGACTCACCCAGAAGAAAATGTAGTTGCACAGTTGTTGACCGATGAAGAAATTATTGAAAGCGTTATTGGAATTAATAAAGATGATatcgatgaagaagatgatgaaagttCTACAATGGAGCCCCCTTCGCGAAACGAAGCTATTAAAGAGGCAATCACATTGAATAATTTCTTGTTGAGCTATGAGAAAACAACACCAGAAGTTCTTACCATGCTAAGGAAAATTAGGGATGAGATTCAAGGGGAAATTGATTTCAACAAAAAACAAAAGACAGTTGAGTCATTTTTCAAGAAACAT TCATGCAACGCACATGCTCCAAGAGCGATATTTATATTtgcgaaaaaaaattcgaaaagcaAGAAAAAATTAACACAAGCCCACTAA